The following are encoded together in the Bacteroidales bacterium MB20-C3-3 genome:
- a CDS encoding tetratricopeptide repeat protein translates to MRRVFILIILLFVSSLASAQKERWDVRKGNRLYNKGEYQQAEINYRKALGKDSLSVKARYNLANVLYRNQNAAAAEQEVSRLLSDSTGVSITDNDAANIFHNKGNYSLSQKKWSEAVESYKNSLRINPSDMETKSNLAYAQKMLQNEQDKNQNNDQNKDQNKDQDKDQNKDDNKDQNQDQNKEQNNDQKQNQNQPPKITPQAAQQMLQAIQNKENETQDKVKKEKAKLYERQQREKNW, encoded by the coding sequence ATGAGAAGAGTCTTTATATTGATAATTTTACTATTCGTGTCATCCCTGGCCTCAGCTCAGAAGGAGAGGTGGGATGTAAGAAAAGGGAACAGGTTATATAATAAGGGTGAATATCAGCAGGCCGAGATAAATTACAGAAAAGCACTGGGAAAGGACTCACTCTCTGTTAAGGCAAGATACAATCTTGCCAATGTATTGTACAGAAATCAGAACGCAGCTGCAGCAGAGCAGGAGGTCTCCAGGCTATTATCGGATTCTACAGGTGTGTCAATTACTGATAATGACGCTGCAAACATATTTCATAACAAGGGAAACTACTCTCTTTCACAAAAAAAATGGAGTGAAGCAGTAGAGTCTTACAAAAATTCCCTGAGAATAAATCCTTCAGATATGGAGACCAAGTCTAATCTGGCTTATGCTCAGAAAATGCTGCAAAACGAGCAGGATAAGAACCAGAATAATGATCAGAATAAAGACCAGAACAAGGACCAAGATAAAGATCAAAATAAGGATGATAATAAAGATCAGAATCAGGATCAGAACAAGGAGCAAAATAATGATCAGAAACAGAATCAAAACCAGCCCCCTAAAATAACACCACAGGCTGCACAGCAGATGCTTCAGGCTATACAAAACAAAGAGAATGAGACTCAGGATAAGGTGAAAAAGGAGAAGGCTAAACTTTATGAGCGTCAACAGAGGGAGAAGAATTGGTAA
- a CDS encoding BatD family protein, with protein MKRYTAMLLFLITGLTSFAQVSFHTDAPRVVEIDESFRVVFVSNADPSSFEPPVINGFDILAGPTSSRMSSTQIINGKRTESFEVSYTYILQAKTTGKFTISAATVTIDGKRYSSQPVTIEVVKASGDKKSDGSSSAATVGSNDILLRLSLSKTRVVKGEPLVATLKLYTKVPISGFEDVKFPSFNGFWSQELETPQNIEFVRENVNGTIYNAAVLRRYNLIPQQTGQIQIDPSELVCIVQIRNQSSAPRSVFDDFFSDYQTVRKRISAPASRINVDPLPSGAPASFNGAVGEFRMQASFTRDSLNANEALSLIIKINGTGNINLVEAPKVEFPADFERYDVKTSGNKEFEYPLIPRGPGEFVIAPVEFSYYDIAKRKYVTLKSGELKVKVGGEAGGSTSYSGQMLPAGVNKQAVRSLGDDVRYIKTGASGLSKGNPMFFGTLSYLLSLLLIFTAWFMARRILDKHIERNRDIAGLRNRKAEKVAKGRLKIAEGLLKQNIYSAFYEELYKALLGYASDKFSLSPADLSREKIKDALSVAGIEESVTSEFMELMDRCEYARYAPDSAEGEMENNYKKAMKLITSLEGRKSGKSGVKMKGALLLIFLLSALSLQSAETPDHRELWNSGNEKYIQGDFTSALENYLKIEELGYSSSQLTYNIGNTYFKLGENGKAILYFERTLKLDPSDGDAERNLALAKEYTLDKIESVPEFILTTWIREAGYVFSSNGWAMLSLLFAGIFALLILLFRYATTSRIRKASFFSGATALLFAIVSVMFAWNQKSDFTSHDTAIIMKPVSSVKSSPDNSGKTLFILHEGTKVKLLEQIGGWQRVELSDGRQGWIISVDIEII; from the coding sequence ATGAAAAGATACACTGCAATGCTCCTGTTTTTAATAACAGGACTTACATCTTTTGCTCAAGTTTCGTTTCACACAGATGCACCCAGAGTTGTAGAGATTGATGAGAGTTTCAGGGTTGTATTTGTTTCCAATGCGGACCCATCCTCTTTTGAACCACCTGTAATTAACGGGTTTGATATCCTTGCAGGCCCTACATCCTCCAGGATGAGTTCTACCCAAATAATTAACGGCAAGAGAACTGAGTCATTTGAGGTAAGTTACACATATATTCTGCAGGCTAAAACAACGGGAAAATTTACAATTTCTGCAGCAACAGTGACAATAGATGGAAAGAGGTACTCGAGCCAACCTGTAACAATTGAGGTGGTTAAAGCCTCCGGTGATAAGAAATCGGATGGTTCATCTTCAGCCGCCACTGTTGGAAGTAATGACATACTGCTGAGACTCTCCCTTAGCAAGACTCGCGTCGTAAAGGGAGAACCTCTTGTAGCAACACTAAAGCTCTACACAAAGGTTCCTATTTCCGGATTTGAGGATGTGAAATTCCCCTCATTTAATGGCTTCTGGAGCCAGGAGCTGGAGACACCCCAGAATATTGAGTTTGTCAGAGAGAATGTGAATGGAACCATATACAACGCAGCTGTTCTAAGAAGGTATAATCTTATTCCTCAGCAAACAGGGCAAATTCAGATAGATCCCTCTGAACTTGTATGTATTGTTCAGATAAGAAATCAGAGCAGTGCTCCCAGATCTGTATTTGATGATTTTTTCAGCGATTATCAAACAGTCAGAAAGAGGATTTCTGCACCGGCAAGCCGTATTAATGTTGACCCGTTGCCCTCAGGCGCTCCCGCCTCCTTCAACGGAGCAGTGGGAGAGTTCCGGATGCAGGCATCTTTTACCCGGGACTCACTTAATGCAAACGAGGCTCTCTCTCTTATAATAAAAATTAACGGAACAGGAAACATTAACCTGGTTGAGGCACCTAAAGTTGAATTTCCCGCAGATTTTGAACGGTATGATGTCAAAACATCAGGGAATAAGGAGTTTGAATACCCTCTTATCCCAAGAGGGCCGGGAGAGTTTGTAATCGCACCTGTGGAGTTCAGTTACTACGATATTGCAAAAAGAAAATATGTAACATTAAAATCGGGAGAACTTAAAGTAAAGGTGGGAGGAGAGGCCGGAGGCAGTACATCATACAGCGGTCAAATGCTCCCGGCCGGAGTTAATAAACAGGCAGTAAGAAGCCTGGGTGACGATGTAAGATATATTAAAACCGGTGCCTCCGGTTTATCAAAAGGTAATCCGATGTTTTTCGGGACCCTTTCATACTTACTCTCATTACTTCTCATATTTACAGCCTGGTTTATGGCCAGACGAATACTTGATAAACATATTGAGAGGAACAGAGATATCGCAGGTTTAAGAAACAGAAAAGCTGAAAAGGTGGCTAAGGGCAGGCTTAAAATTGCAGAGGGTTTACTTAAGCAGAATATATACTCGGCCTTTTACGAAGAGCTTTATAAAGCTCTCCTGGGGTATGCCTCAGATAAATTCTCTCTCTCTCCGGCAGATTTGTCAAGAGAGAAGATAAAAGATGCTCTCTCGGTGGCTGGGATTGAGGAGAGTGTAACTTCAGAATTTATGGAGCTTATGGATAGATGTGAATATGCAAGATATGCACCAGATTCTGCTGAGGGTGAAATGGAGAACAATTATAAAAAGGCTATGAAACTAATTACATCTCTTGAGGGAAGAAAATCAGGCAAATCGGGAGTTAAGATGAAAGGAGCTCTTTTATTAATCTTTTTGCTTAGTGCACTTTCACTTCAATCTGCAGAAACTCCTGACCACAGAGAGCTTTGGAATAGCGGAAATGAGAAATATATTCAGGGTGATTTCACTTCAGCTCTTGAGAATTATCTTAAGATTGAGGAGTTGGGATACAGCTCTTCTCAGCTGACATACAATATTGGAAATACATATTTTAAGCTGGGAGAGAACGGAAAGGCAATACTCTATTTTGAGCGGACTCTTAAACTTGATCCTTCAGATGGTGATGCAGAGAGAAATCTTGCACTTGCAAAAGAGTATACACTTGATAAGATAGAGAGTGTCCCGGAGTTTATTCTCACAACCTGGATACGAGAGGCCGGCTATGTGTTCTCTTCAAATGGCTGGGCAATGTTATCTCTGCTTTTTGCAGGAATCTTTGCTCTCCTGATACTGCTCTTCAGATACGCAACCACATCCCGGATAAGAAAGGCCTCGTTTTTTTCTGGTGCAACAGCGCTTCTCTTTGCAATAGTTTCTGTTATGTTTGCATGGAATCAGAAAAGTGATTTTACATCACACGATACTGCAATAATCATGAAGCCTGTAAGTTCTGTAAAGAGCTCTCCGGATAATTCTGGAAAGACACTCTTTATTCTCCACGAGGGGACTAAGGTTAAACTGCTGGAACAAATTGGCGGCTGGCAGAGAGTGGAGCTCTCTGACGGCCGCCAAGGCTGGATTATCTCTGTAGATATTGAGATAATCTAA
- a CDS encoding M20/M25/M40 family metallo-hydrolase, giving the protein MINFKKKTALIVAVTLLFAGQTIAQPKAQMSASDHDNVVSNIIKIGQTDNRTMHHLDVLTNRIGGRLLGSDAYENATYWAADLYKKWGLEVVVQEVGQLPVGFNRGPWFGRMLSENGMVLHFATPSYTSGTKGVQRGHVVKEPKSRAEFERMKGKLKGAWVLITGINEGWPVDYSEYGDTLRSQIIQENLKIQRYNDSIMRINRANPQKPQLEKKPLKDAPALFYKEMRDAGILGIIQSSHVPIRALYDRKNIEYMSWDELPTCPDIKLSEHQFKVIEQMVNERRYFQLEFDIRNHFKPGPVKYHNVLGIIRGTEFPDEYVMSGGHLDAFDVATGGVDCGTGVAPNLEAARMIMQAGGKPRRSIVFCLWAGEEFGLWGSKFWVENSKDKLENISNYFNRDGGPTITNSITVPPAMFDAFKQATSRLNEINQEFPFTLYKREGEARPKPTTAGGSDHAHFAINGVPTISFGNADPKGYDFNYGEIWHTERDTYNMSIPEYMEHTSTVMAVVLYNLANQDKILSRKGLYN; this is encoded by the coding sequence ATGATAAACTTCAAAAAGAAAACAGCACTTATAGTTGCTGTTACACTACTTTTCGCAGGGCAGACTATAGCACAACCCAAGGCTCAGATGTCGGCCTCAGACCACGACAATGTGGTATCAAATATTATTAAAATCGGCCAAACCGATAACAGGACCATGCATCATCTTGATGTACTCACAAATCGTATCGGCGGCCGCTTGCTTGGATCTGATGCCTACGAGAACGCTACCTACTGGGCAGCCGATTTGTATAAAAAATGGGGGCTTGAGGTGGTAGTCCAGGAGGTTGGTCAACTTCCTGTTGGATTCAACAGGGGCCCGTGGTTTGGAAGAATGCTGTCAGAAAACGGGATGGTTCTCCATTTTGCAACTCCATCTTATACTTCAGGCACCAAAGGGGTTCAGAGGGGACATGTGGTAAAGGAGCCTAAAAGCAGAGCCGAGTTTGAAAGGATGAAGGGTAAACTTAAAGGGGCCTGGGTTCTTATTACAGGTATAAATGAGGGGTGGCCTGTTGATTATTCAGAGTATGGTGATACACTAAGATCGCAGATTATTCAGGAAAATCTGAAAATTCAGAGATACAATGACTCAATAATGAGAATTAACAGGGCGAACCCTCAAAAACCTCAGCTTGAAAAAAAACCTCTTAAAGATGCACCTGCATTATTCTACAAAGAGATGCGTGATGCCGGAATTTTGGGGATTATTCAATCTTCACATGTTCCTATCAGAGCTCTTTATGACAGAAAGAATATTGAGTATATGAGCTGGGACGAACTTCCAACTTGTCCGGATATTAAACTTAGTGAACATCAGTTCAAAGTAATTGAACAGATGGTTAATGAGCGCAGATATTTTCAGCTGGAATTTGACATAAGAAATCATTTCAAACCAGGACCTGTTAAATATCACAATGTTCTCGGGATAATCAGGGGTACTGAATTTCCGGACGAATATGTTATGTCCGGAGGGCACCTTGATGCATTTGATGTCGCTACAGGAGGCGTTGATTGCGGAACAGGTGTAGCTCCAAATCTTGAGGCTGCAAGGATGATTATGCAGGCCGGAGGAAAACCAAGACGCTCAATTGTATTCTGTTTGTGGGCCGGAGAGGAATTTGGTCTCTGGGGTTCAAAATTTTGGGTTGAAAACAGTAAGGATAAACTTGAAAATATTTCCAACTATTTTAACAGGGATGGTGGTCCAACAATTACAAATAGTATAACAGTTCCTCCCGCAATGTTTGATGCCTTTAAACAGGCAACATCAAGACTCAACGAGATAAATCAGGAATTTCCTTTCACACTGTATAAGCGAGAAGGAGAAGCCAGACCAAAACCTACAACTGCAGGAGGGAGCGACCATGCACATTTTGCAATAAACGGAGTTCCCACAATCAGCTTTGGAAACGCAGATCCTAAAGGGTATGATTTTAACTATGGTGAGATATGGCATACAGAGAGAGACACCTACAATATGTCTATTCCAGAATATATGGAGCATACATCCACAGTTATGGCAGTTGTTCTTTACAACCTGGCAAATCAGGATAAAATTCTCTCAAGAAAAGGTCTCTATAATTAG
- a CDS encoding AbgT family transporter: MEKKKLKIPHTFVIIFALIIISAIVTFIVPGGEYVKITQGDSEILEFRYIDNQPQSWQILTAFYKGFTRQAGIIVFILVIGAAFWVVNSVKAIDAGIESFLRFTKGLERYTLLRKVGVNNIVLLLIMTLFSLFGAVFGMSEETIAFAVLLIPLAISMGYDSIVGVSLVYVAAHVGFAGAILNPFTIGIAQDIAGLPLFSGIEYRLFCWMVLNIITFTFVLLYAAKIKKNPLKSPVYEEDAYWRGRAESENSQIEYHTPRAAWVSFAIAFVSLALFSLFYYHTTIKIGNSSFDIPALIPALTLLFGLTGIFSLRKSVHFYVLNLLFFTILFLVVGVMGYGWYIGEISALFLALGILSGIAAGYSGNEIVSKLNEGARDILSAAVVVGLAAGIIVILEEGRVINTILHEMSLAMDGAGKGGSLGVMYLIQTFINIVIPSASAKAAITMPIMAPFSDLIGVSRQATVLAFQFGDGFTNMITPTSGVLIAVLSIARIPYAKWFKWVWPFILLLIIVGFLLLLPTVSLELNGF, encoded by the coding sequence ATGGAGAAGAAAAAACTTAAGATACCGCACACATTTGTAATAATTTTTGCACTTATAATAATTAGTGCCATTGTTACCTTTATTGTTCCCGGAGGGGAGTATGTGAAGATTACACAAGGAGATTCTGAAATTCTTGAGTTCAGGTACATAGATAACCAGCCACAAAGCTGGCAAATTTTAACAGCCTTCTATAAGGGATTTACCAGACAAGCCGGAATTATAGTCTTTATTCTGGTAATTGGGGCGGCTTTCTGGGTTGTTAACTCTGTTAAGGCAATTGATGCCGGAATTGAGTCCTTTCTCCGTTTTACAAAAGGTCTTGAGAGGTACACTCTGCTAAGAAAAGTGGGAGTTAATAATATTGTTCTTCTGCTTATAATGACTCTTTTCAGTCTTTTTGGAGCAGTCTTTGGTATGAGCGAAGAGACAATTGCTTTTGCTGTATTGCTGATTCCTTTGGCAATTTCAATGGGATATGACTCAATAGTAGGAGTTTCACTGGTATATGTTGCAGCTCATGTGGGGTTTGCAGGGGCAATCCTTAATCCTTTTACAATAGGAATAGCTCAGGATATTGCCGGATTACCTCTCTTTTCCGGAATTGAATACAGACTCTTCTGCTGGATGGTTCTTAACATAATCACTTTTACATTTGTGCTTCTTTATGCTGCCAAAATTAAGAAAAATCCTCTTAAATCTCCTGTTTATGAAGAAGATGCATACTGGAGGGGACGAGCAGAGAGTGAGAACTCTCAAATTGAGTATCATACTCCTCGTGCAGCCTGGGTGAGTTTTGCAATTGCATTTGTATCCCTGGCTCTATTCTCACTATTTTACTACCACACTACAATAAAAATTGGAAACAGCTCATTTGATATACCTGCTCTGATACCGGCTCTGACTCTTCTTTTTGGCTTGACAGGCATCTTCTCCCTGAGAAAATCAGTACATTTTTATGTACTCAATCTCCTCTTCTTTACAATATTATTCCTGGTTGTAGGCGTAATGGGATACGGCTGGTATATAGGAGAGATATCGGCACTCTTTCTGGCTCTTGGAATTCTTAGCGGTATAGCTGCAGGGTATAGTGGAAATGAAATAGTCTCAAAACTTAACGAGGGTGCAAGGGATATACTCTCTGCAGCGGTAGTTGTGGGACTCGCAGCAGGAATTATTGTGATTCTGGAAGAGGGTAGGGTTATTAACACAATACTTCACGAAATGTCGCTTGCAATGGATGGAGCAGGCAAAGGCGGCTCTCTGGGAGTAATGTATCTTATTCAGACATTTATAAATATTGTTATTCCATCTGCTAGTGCAAAGGCAGCTATAACAATGCCTATTATGGCCCCTTTCTCTGATCTTATAGGGGTATCAAGACAGGCAACGGTACTTGCTTTCCAGTTTGGAGACGGATTTACAAATATGATTACTCCAACATCAGGAGTTCTTATTGCAGTTCTTTCAATTGCGAGAATACCCTATGCCAAGTGGTTTAAATGGGTTTGGCCATTTATACTGCTTCTGATAATAGTGGGATTTTTACTTCTGCTTCCTACAGTAAGCTTAGAGCTTAACGGATTCTAA